From a region of the Natranaerovirga pectinivora genome:
- a CDS encoding FtsK/SpoIIIE family DNA translocase produces the protein MQKKPVKKKPIKKQIVSKGSKGSKVKKDKKEKSIFSDEITLVIVIAIALLLFISIYTIRAGVVGNAINKVIFGLIGFTAYIIPFYLIFITIFKLANKSSQLAKRKVIFSSLLLLVVTIFMQITQGIEIETFRNIYDHFTYSSSTKEGGGLIGGMIGQMMILLFGRWGTYIVLSCMVIVLMILLTEKSFVKLVNKVSKSIYNYLNKQVKNNKIKKEENKEKKSFTIEHYQEVDGDSNEEEKKNKKELSYASLDQSNMLERVTMPENIEQLTMPMEEVSAVEANKAEGTKKEETATTTLEISKENIVGDYNYEFPPIELLQKGKINKTGNSKQLIIDNANKLQQTLENFGVKVNILNVSCGPTVTRYELQPEQGVKVSRIVSLMDDIKLNLAASDLRIEAPIPGKAAIGIEVPNVDNQPVLLRDLIETDDFDKYPSSLAFSVGKDIAGKVVIADIGKMPHLLVAGATGSGKSVCINTLITSIIYKAKPSDVKLIMIDPKMVELSVYNGIPHLLIPVVTDPKKASSALNWAVAEMTDRYKKFAEYNVRDLNGYNEKVREMEDENELPKIVIIVDELADLMMVAPGEVEDAICRLAQMARAAGIHLVIATQRPSVNVITGVIKANIPSRIAFSVSSGTDSRTIIDMNGAEKLLGKGDMLFYPVGYTKPLRIQGAFISDKEVSNIVEFVKNNQEDANYNEQVIEKISSATVEQSYTAEEKDEFFDEAVKLVAEKEKASISMFQRIFRIGFNRASRLMDQLHEAGIVGPDEGSKPRKVLKSMADINSNNESY, from the coding sequence ATGCAGAAAAAACCAGTGAAAAAGAAACCTATAAAGAAGCAAATTGTTTCTAAAGGTTCCAAAGGTTCTAAAGTTAAAAAAGACAAAAAAGAAAAAAGTATATTTAGTGATGAAATCACTCTCGTAATTGTGATAGCAATTGCCTTATTGTTGTTTATAAGTATATACACAATAAGGGCTGGCGTTGTAGGTAATGCGATTAATAAAGTGATTTTTGGCTTGATTGGCTTTACTGCTTATATAATACCTTTTTATCTAATTTTTATAACCATATTTAAACTAGCTAATAAATCTAGTCAATTGGCCAAAAGAAAAGTGATTTTTTCATCACTATTATTGTTAGTCGTAACCATATTTATGCAAATCACTCAAGGTATTGAAATCGAAACATTTAGAAACATATATGACCACTTTACTTATTCATCTTCTACAAAAGAAGGTGGAGGTTTAATAGGTGGAATGATAGGGCAAATGATGATTTTGCTTTTTGGTAGATGGGGTACATATATTGTTTTAAGTTGTATGGTTATTGTATTAATGATTCTATTAACGGAAAAGTCTTTTGTAAAATTAGTGAATAAAGTAAGTAAATCTATCTATAATTATTTGAACAAACAAGTTAAAAATAATAAGATTAAAAAAGAAGAAAACAAAGAAAAAAAATCATTTACCATAGAACATTATCAAGAAGTAGATGGAGATAGTAATGAAGAAGAGAAAAAAAACAAAAAAGAATTGTCTTATGCCTCTTTAGATCAGTCAAATATGTTGGAGCGAGTAACTATGCCAGAAAACATAGAACAACTGACAATGCCTATGGAGGAAGTAAGTGCTGTTGAAGCTAATAAAGCTGAAGGAACAAAAAAAGAAGAGACAGCAACAACAACCCTAGAGATATCTAAAGAAAACATTGTAGGAGATTATAACTATGAGTTTCCTCCTATTGAACTGTTGCAAAAAGGTAAAATCAATAAAACTGGTAATTCTAAACAATTGATTATAGATAATGCAAATAAACTACAGCAAACCCTTGAGAACTTTGGCGTAAAAGTTAATATCTTAAATGTAAGTTGTGGTCCTACGGTAACCCGATATGAATTACAACCAGAACAAGGGGTAAAGGTTAGTAGAATTGTAAGCTTAATGGACGATATTAAACTTAACTTAGCAGCATCGGATTTAAGAATAGAAGCACCAATTCCAGGAAAAGCGGCTATTGGTATTGAAGTGCCTAATGTGGATAATCAACCGGTACTTCTTAGGGATTTAATTGAAACAGATGATTTTGATAAATACCCTTCAAGTTTAGCTTTTTCTGTTGGTAAGGATATTGCTGGAAAAGTCGTAATTGCTGATATTGGAAAAATGCCACATCTACTTGTGGCAGGGGCTACTGGATCTGGGAAAAGTGTTTGTATCAATACATTAATTACAAGTATTATTTATAAAGCAAAACCATCTGATGTAAAATTGATTATGATAGACCCTAAAATGGTTGAATTAAGTGTGTATAATGGTATACCACACCTGTTAATACCAGTAGTAACAGATCCCAAAAAAGCATCTTCTGCTTTAAATTGGGCTGTTGCAGAAATGACAGATCGATATAAAAAGTTTGCTGAATATAATGTTCGTGATTTAAATGGCTATAATGAAAAAGTTAGAGAGATGGAAGATGAAAATGAATTGCCTAAAATTGTAATTATTGTAGATGAGTTAGCGGATCTTATGATGGTTGCACCAGGAGAAGTAGAAGATGCTATTTGTCGTTTGGCTCAAATGGCAAGGGCTGCAGGTATTCATTTGGTTATTGCTACCCAAAGACCATCTGTAAATGTCATTACTGGCGTCATTAAAGCTAATATACCATCAAGAATAGCATTTTCTGTGTCATCAGGAACGGATTCAAGAACAATTATTGATATGAATGGAGCAGAAAAACTCCTTGGTAAAGGAGATATGTTGTTTTATCCAGTAGGCTATACAAAGCCACTTAGAATCCAAGGTGCTTTTATATCAGATAAAGAAGTGAGTAATATTGTTGAATTTGTTAAAAATAATCAAGAAGATGCCAATTATAACGAACAGGTTATAGAAAAGATATCAAGCGCAACAGTTGAACAAAGTTATACAGCAGAAGAAAAAGACGAATTTTTTGATGAGGCAGTAAAACTTGTTGCTGAAAAAGAAAAAGCATCTATATCTATGTTTCAAAGAATTTTTAGAATAGGTTTTAATAGAGCATCTAGATTAATGGATCAATTACATGAAGCGGGTATTGTTGGTCCAGATGAAGGTTCTAAACCAAGAAAAGTGTTAAAATCTATGGCAGATATTAATTCAAACAATGAATCCTATTAG